In the Mytilus trossulus isolate FHL-02 chromosome 1, PNRI_Mtr1.1.1.hap1, whole genome shotgun sequence genome, one interval contains:
- the LOC134685595 gene encoding GTP:AMP phosphotransferase AK3, mitochondrial-like has translation MISKIFRAVIMGPPGSGKGTISTRIVKDFNMKHLSSGDLLRSQILNKTTAGQLAKDYIDHGKLVPDNVMVDLILNELQNMKSHSWLLDGFPRTVTQAGALLKKEPIDVVVNLNVPFEVIIDRIKGRWTHAPSGRIYHTEFNPPKVQGKDDVTGEDLIQRDDDKPETVRKRLETYQNNTQPVLQYFRDHGLLEEFAGRYSNEIWPKVHSFLSTKTEPLQYTHYGE, from the exons atgatttcaaaaatatttagagCAGTTATAATGGGCCCTCCTGGTTCAGGCAAGGGCACCATATCAACAAGAATTGTCAAAGATTTCAACATGAAACATTTATCAAGTGGGGACTTGCTAAGATCtcagattttaaataaaacta CTGCCGGCCAGTTAGCTAAAGATTATATTGACCATGGGAAGTTGGTTCCTGACAATGTCATGGTGGACTTGATTTTGAATGAATTACAGAACATGAAATCTCACAGCTGGCTGTTAGatg gatttcCAAGGACAGTTACACAGGCCGGTGCTCTACTGAAGAAGGAACCAATAGATGTTGTTGTCAATTTAAATGTTCCTTTTGAGGTTATTATTGATAGAATTAAAGGAAGATGGACTCATGCACCTAGTGGCAGAATATACCATACAGAGTTCAATCCCCCAAAAGTCCag GGTAAAGATGATGTAACAGGAGAAGACTTGATACAAAGAGATGATGATAAACCAGAAACTGTCAGAAAACGTCTagaaacatatcaaaataatacacaACCTGTACTGCAATATTTTAG agaCCATGGACTGTTAGAAGAATTTGCTGGGAGATATTCCAATGAAATATGGCCAAAAGTACATTCCTTTTTATCCACAAAGACTGAACCATTGCAGTATACACATTATGGAGAATGA
- the LOC134685594 gene encoding pumilio homolog 3-like, producing the protein MRIAMEADSSFEDEFYQRPRRKPKSGKQKGVRGNPEGDSILGKEKGKLRAPPNSDNDSSFDVISPSKKRKTHINPDPLENVQRKPTKRHLQMYSDTDLSSLDQTDTPDTLSQISSIMPCSDVSMQTTFSRMRKPKGRADITLEKAVQKARGQPDGAERSFHQKKASKSILQPRLSTVREAAEGRTSDSSTQEVCVEDEPASPGPQQFERRKSMKVKLKRAASNAAGKLKSLKGKKVQLSESRLIAKCKMEDSQLEETSESKKTKLKELPFKERKKVRKMLKNNFNMIQRSKKIWEELRRHDVKESKKHELCTELMGFVKGNMKEFAFAHDTARVLQCLVQHGSPSQKDEVFEEVKDQICLMARSKYAKFLVKKLIVYGSKQHKNHVFKSFHGNVRKLVRHREASDLVEFAYNEYANAPQRLSLLEDFYGPSFILFKTPDMRCLDQMLMLQPDKKDMILSNMKEALLPLIDKTILIHSMVHRIFFEFFVHASDKMRSDMIEALRESLMHMIHTRDGSRVAMYCFWYGNAKDRKIMIKSLKTHVMKICCEEYGHLVMLAMFDGVDDTKLVQKAILDDVIKNVPQLAKNQYGKKVLLYLLCPRDPHFFHPDVVKILQEADLSTTSKKQKSIRHRELLEFVSEPLLKYIADYTRELVMDNTSLLFLSAIITHSLGDPTSAMTAIAKLASEPFVAGSLQNMHIVEHSAGHMALKKLIQSDKERIQEGKSVLFSQILLQTLPDGGLKSWAACNRGCFTLAFLLELDHPEVTDLVTAQLIGVRNALKKMTFKGAQVLMQKLDAVNGEFKL; encoded by the exons atgAGAATAGCAATGGAGGCAGATTCTTCCTTTGAAGATGAATTTTATCAAAGACCTAGACGTAAACCAAAGAGTGGTAAACAGAAAGGTGTTCGTGGTAACCCAGAAGGTGACAGTATCTTgggaaaagaaaaaggaaagttAAGAGCTCCTCCAAACAGTGATAATGACTCTTCATTTGATGTAATATCTCcttcaaagaaaagaaaaacacatataaatccAGATCCACTTGAGAATGTTCAGCGTAAACCAACAAAGCGCCATTTACAGATGTACAGTGATACTGACCTGTCATCGCTAGATCAAACAGATACACCAGACACATTGAGTCAGATTAGCTCTATAATGCCTTGTTCTGATGTGTCCATGCAAACAACATTTTCCCGTATGAGAAAGCCTAAAGGAAGAGCAGATATCACATTAGAAAAGGCTGTTCAAAAGGCCAGAGGCCAACCAGATGGTGCAgaaaggtctttccatcaaaagaAAGCGAGTAAATCTATACTTCAACCAAGATTGTCTACTGTGAGAGAGGCTGCTGAGGGGAGAACATCAGATAGTTCTACACAGGAAGTTTGTGTAGAAGATGAACCTGCATCACCTGGTCCACAACAGTTTGAAAGACGGAAATCAATGAAG GTAAAATTGAAAAGAGCAGCCAGTAATGCAGCAGGTAAACTGAAGTCATTAAAAGGAAAGAAGGTCCAGCTTAGTGAAAGTAGACTAATTGCCAAGTGTAAAATGGAAGATTCACAACTGGAAGAAACATCAG AATCAAAGAAGACTAAATTGAAAGAGCTTCCATTCAAGGAAAGAAAGAAAGTtcgtaaaatgttgaaaaataatttcaatatgaTTCAAAGATCAAAGAAAATATGGGAAGAATTAAGAAG acaTGATGTAAAGGAAAGTAAGAAACATGAGCTGTGTACAGAATTGATGGGATTTGTTAAAGGAAACATGAAAGAG TTTGCATTTGCTCATGACACAGCAAGAGTTTTACAGTGCCTTGTACAGCATGGATCACCAAGTCAGAAAGATGAGGTATTTGAGGAAGTAAAAG ATCAGATATGTTTAATGGCCAGGTCAAAGTATGCTAAGTTCTTAGTAAAGAAATTAATTGTATATGG ATCAAAACAACACAAGAATCATGTCTTCAAGAGTTTCCATGGAAATGTTAGAAAACTGGTTAGACACAgg gAAGCCTCAGATTTAGTAGAATTTGCATATAATGAATATGCAAATGCACCACAGAGACTGTCATTATTGGAAGATTTTTATGGTCCAAGCTTTATTTTATTCAAG ACCCCTGACATGAGATGCCTGGATCAGATGTTGATGCTACAACCAGATAAAAAAGACATGATTCTCAGCAACATGAAGGAAGCTTTACTGCCCCTTATTGATAA GACCATTTTAATACATTCCATGGTACACAgaattttctttgaattttttgttcatgcatcAGACAAAATGAGATCA GATATGATTGAAGCCTTGAGAGAATCGTTAATGCATATGATACACACAAGAGATGGATCACGAGTAGCTATGTACTGTTTCTGGTATGGTAATGCTAAG GAcagaaaaataatgataaaaagtttGAAGACCCATGTGATGAAGATCTGTTGTGAAGAGTATGGACACTTAGTGATGTTAGCCATGTTTGATGGGGTTGATGACACAAAACTTGTACAGAAAGCTATTCTTGat gATGTTATAAAGAATGTACCTCAACTGGCCAAGAACCAATATGGAAAGAAAGTTCTGTTATATTTACTATGTCCAAGAGATCCACATTTCTTCCACCCAGATGTTGTAAAGATCTTACAAGAGGCTGATCTTAGTACTACCAG CAAAAAACAGAAATCAATACGTCACAGAGAACTATTAGAATTTGTGTCAGAACCATTGTTAAAGTACATAGCTGATTATACTAGAGAACTTGTAATGGATAATACTTCATTACTGTTCTTATCAGCCATCATTACACATTCTTTGG GAGATCCAACATCAGCTATGACAGCAATAGCTAAGTTAGCATCAGAGCCATTTGTAGCTGGAAGTTTACAAAACATGCACATTGTGGAACATAGTGCAGGTCACATGGCACTAAAGAAGTTAATACAGTCTGATAAAGAGAGGATCCAAGAGGGAAAATCAG TGCTGTTTTCCCAAATATTATTACAGACACTACCAGATGGAGGCTTAAAATCTTGGGCAGCCTGTAATAGAGGATGTTTTACATTAGCATT tttattgGAGTTGGATCATCCAGAAGTTACAGACCTAGTCACTGCACAGTTAATTGGTGTACGAAAcgctttgaaaaaaatgacattcaAAGGAGCACAAGTCCTTATGCAAAAATTAGACGCTGTTAATGGGGAGTTCAAGTTGTAA